Part of the Aquimarina sp. TRL1 genome, AAAGCCGAAATGATATTTTTTTATTTCATCTAGCTCAATTGCTTCATAAATTTCGTCAAAATTTTTGTAGAATAGTCCGTTTATCTTAAATGAGGTTCTAGATGATTTATCTACCAGGTGAACCGTCCTGTAATCTTCATACCGACCATATTCTACAGATGTTATATATCCTTTAAAATCTTGTAATCTGACTGTTTTTCCCAATGGATAATATATCGAACGCCACTTGATTGTTTGTGTTTCTCGATTTATGACGATGTACTTAAAATCTTTAAAAATAATGAGCACTACCATGACCATTAGACTCAATAGAAATACCATGAAAAGCAAAAATGTTTCCACACCTTCGTATAAAAGTGTTTTTAGAAGCAACCCTATAAGTATCAGCAATCCCGTTGTGCTTAGACTCATGCAAATGAACCATAGGATAAATCTTAATTTAATGTTGCTTTTCGTCATTTTAATACTTCGGGAATTTCATTAATTTTTTCGAAAGAAATAATTTTTGCACAAGCATACCCACCAAAAATTAAGCGCTTTGTTTCATAGCTGAATTTTATGGTGTAGTTCTTCTCCTTCATTTTTATTGGACTTTCGGGATAAAGCTTCTTGAAATTTATTTTAGATATATACAGCCATTCTATATCTTTATTTTGTGTTTTTAAGAACACTCTTTTTTTTCCTAATAAAGATTCTAACCCATGTCTAAAAATATCTTGCTGTCCCAGATCAATCATTTTATATTTTACCTCTGAGGCTCCTCTAATTATTTTAGAGTGAATCAGTCGATATCTTACTAAAACAAGCATCGATACAACCAAAAGTGTCACGATAATAGATAGTGTAATTTTCATTTTTTTAATCTTTCCTGTACTTGATAAAAGATCAACTTTGTTCTCTATTTGATAAATCTTCAACAGAGTACAAATAAGTCTTCAAAAAGATGGCTATAGCTTTTATATACTATTCATTATTCCTTCAAACACATTGTGCTTTTTACTACAACTATGACAATTTATATCTCCTTTAAAATATTGAAGTAATGGTTTTAGCGAATTGATATTTATTATATCAATTGGTTTTTCTAACCACTTTAAATTTATATTAGATTGATCTAAAACAATTCTTAACTTTTCTTGGTTTTTGTTGGTAGAGGGATCTCTACAATAGGCATTTAAAACATTTTCTTCATTCCATAAGAAGGTTTCTTCTTCGCAATTAGGACATACAAATATATATTCGTCATTCATATTGAACGTTTTAAATATTTCAGCTTCTTTATGTCTTTGTATTGACACTAAAAATGCTATTAAATAAAATCGTTTGGACTCCTCATCTAAAATCCTGGTATTAGGCACATAATGGCTTACTAAGATCCTAAACTTTTCTATGGCATCAATAAATGCTATCTGAATGCTGTTTTTTTCTTTTTCATCAAGGTTGTTCTCTTCGAATATTTGTTCTACGTATGATATATTGTCAAGGTCAATTAAAACAACTCCCAGACAAGCTATCATGTTAAGATTAAATTCAACGTTATCTGACTTCTCAATTATTTTTAATACGTGAGGCACGGTAGCAAGTGTATTTTCATATACTGACCCTTGATGATAAATGTGCTCCCAGATTAATTCGTCTGCAATCTTTTTATCCAACGTTTTCGAAAGCTTGTCAATCAATGATGGTATTAGTTCAGAGTTACCATATGGGCTACTTAATTTTTTCCAAATATGTAATTCATCTAATCTTATCATTGTTTATGAGTTGTAGTTACCGCTTACGTTTTGCACATTATGTATACTGCAATTTTAAACATCTTAATACCAACATCCTATAATCAAGAAATATTCGTAGCACGTCAATCCATATTCGTAGTATTGCAATCTATAAAACAATTTGACTATTTCACCATAGTTCTACAATTCGAAATACTGGGTCTTCCATATCAAGAAAGGCACATATGGTAATCCATAAAAGATAGCTATTTCTGGTTTGTTTAGTTGTTGCAAAAATTCTTTCTTGTCTAATTTATTACCCGCTAAGTTGACTTCTGTTAAGCATGGCAATGTATTTAACACACTGATATCTGAAATTTTATTGCTGTATAAGTTTAGCTGTTCTAACTTTTTAAGATTTTTTAATCCGTCTATATTTTCTATGGTTCCATTTTCTGATAAGTCTAATACTTTTAGCTTCGTAAGCTTTTCTAAACTGTTTACATGAGTTATATTACAACAACTTAAGTCTAGTTTTTCGAGGTTAGGTACATCATCAAAACAGGTTGTTTCTGCTAAATTTAAATCCCATTGTACTTTTAAAACTTTAAGTTTACTCAGTTCCCCCAAATTAATTTTAGAAGTTCCGCTAATGTTTACATTTTCTAAATTAGGAAATTGCTTTAAAGTATTAATTTTGGATGCTTCTGATGCCTCTAGCACTAAGGTTTTTAAAGATTTTATAGAACGTATTTCGTTTATATCGGTATCCTCATCTAATCGTAAGTACTTTAGGTTATGTAAGGTATCTAATCTTGTGTTTTTTAAATTCCCATAAAGCGTAAAGTTGTTTAACTTTTGAAGATACTCTATACCTATCAATTCAATAGAAAAATAACACCAAAGTTCTAGCGTCTCTAGGTTCGTTAAAGCACTTACATCTATAGCTATAGTATCTTTTGGTTCGGGTTCTATATCTATATACAATCGTAATCGTTTAAGGGTTTTAAATGCTAAAATACTTTTAGCTTGGGCAATAGAGGTAACTGTTATATCTAAGGATTCTAATACTGTAAATTCTTTGATATACGATATATTTTTCACTTCATCTTCATCTATCTTTAGTTTTTTAAGCTGATGTTTTAACGGTAGGAGTTTTTTTAAATCGACCAACCCTTTTTCGTGTGGATTGGTGAAAAATATAATCTTTTCTAATTGTGTAAACGCTTTTAATTGTGCCGATTCTTTTAATTCTGATTGACTGAAATATAATTCCTTTATTTGAGGTGCTATGGGTATAAAATTATCAATGGGAACCACACTATATTCAAAATTTAATTTTTCGAGTTGGGTAAAGTGTTGCAAAAACGTCATATCGTCAGGTACGTATTGATGAAATTCTAAGCTTTTGATATAATGTGCTATAGCTGCCAAGTTTTGCAAGTTGACTTTTGCTTTTGGATAAGATCTTTCTTCTCCTACTATACAATACTTTATGCTAAATGCAGTTGCTTTGTCTTTAGACAGTACTTGATCTTTAATAACAGTACCAGCGTCCATCTCTAAACGCTCCAGCTTAGAAAATTGATGCACGTTTTTAATTGAATTAATTGTACAACTATTTAATCCAATATGTTTTACATTTTCTGAAACAGGTAAAAATAGAGCTATAGTATCAAAGGTCATATTGCTTAAGAGAATTCTGATAAAATTCCTATCCGGTTTTGCTTTATGAATGATATCATTTTCTGATTGCTCAATGGTAACCCCTTTTAATCGTAAATCGTATAGTTTTGGAAATAAATTGACCTCATAAAAATTATGAATCGTACAATCTGTAATAAAAATATGATCAATTTTTTTTGCCATGGGTTGTAATACCGCTAGATGGTCAATGGTCATATTCTTAATAGTAATATGTTTCAAATTACCATCGTAATTCGTAGTACAATCTTTGTTATTGTATAGTGTATTTATATTACCAATGGTTACCTTATCTAAAGTAAACTCACGCAGGATTTCAAATTGAATCAGGTCACTAATATCCTTAATCGTACAATTGATAAAGGTCAGTCTGGACACTTCTTTTGCGAGATGTAAAAAGAGATCCAGGTTGTCAATACTTATATTTTGAATGGTTAAAGCAATAATACGATTATTTTCGCCCCAAGTCTCGTATGTATGAGTTTGATCCTTATCATATTTGTGCTTTTCGAACTTAATATCGAGTGCTTTTTCTATGTTTTTAAGTTTTTCCATCTCTTCTGTTATTCTTCTTCTTTTTAAATTCGCTTGGCATTAGATTGATTGACGCTTCAAGTATTTCGTTTATTATGTTAACTCAATATCGACGATACCTTTTTATAGCTCCATTATCAATGGATTTTTAAACTATATTTATGTTAGGAAACTTTTCTTCAATAATTTCCTTTTGTCCATTTTTCAAAAACCTAGGTAAGATTCTCAAGTGATTTATTTTTTTTAGTTCTAACAAAGGAGAAATATCATAATTCTTGTTTTCGATATTTACTATGAAATTCAAGTATTCTAAATTTGTTAATTTGGATATCGGCTCCATGCTTCTAATCGCTTTTCCAGTTCCACTCATTTTTCCATGGTCTAACCATAATTCTTTTAAGTTTATAAGTGTTTCGATTGGGGTTATATCATAAAGGTTATTTATACCATAGACGTATAATGTTTTTAATTTTTTCAAATCCTTAATAAAATCAATGTTTTCTACCTTTTTAATACCACTTAAGATGAGTACCTCTAATGATTTTAAAGGAGATAAACTTGGAATTGAGATTTGCTTATTATTAGAAACATGAAGGTATTTTAGGTTGGGTAACGTAGAAAAGGTATTTATCCGATTTTCATCTAAGTCATTTAATGTTATAGCTTCTATGATTTCATTACCTATCAAAGAATCATAATTTGTATACGTCAACTTAAATTTTTTCAGAGGTGTATTCATCCCTAGTATTTTCGTATTATTAGGTAATTCAGAAATATCAAACGGACAACGAACGGCACCTTCCAGGACTCCCAAGTGAGCATAAGAGTTAGGTGATTTATTTTGAGATAGATAATTATTCCAATTCATTTTTTACTTATTTATACCTTGTATTACAGATGTTTCAACATACTTATGTAGTATCAATATCTTTTGTTTGATAGTATAGGTTATTTTTGTTTTGCTGTCATATTAAGCTTTTATATTGAAAACACATATAGCAATCAATATTTACAGCGGTTACATTTATATTCGTTTATTTTATTACAACTTATTCTTCTTCTTTAAATTCGCTAAGCATTAATTGATACGCCTCATCAATTCGTTTTTTTTCTTCTTCGTTATATGCATCTAATTTCACGGTTAATTCTCTGGCTTCTTTTAATGTAATCTGCTGATTGACCTGAACAAATGCTACACACCCCAAAAAAGAGACTCCTTTATTTTTTAGTTCCGTGATCTTTGATGATAACGATGGTATATCATCACATTTACATTGAGCAGCTTCTTTTTTTATTTCATCCAAATTCATCATCTTGATTATTTTGTTAGCATATTACAACTCAAAATCCTGATCTTTCCATATCCAAAAAGGTACTTTGGGCAAACCATAAAACACAGCTATTTCGGGTTTATTTAACTGATCATAAACCTCGGGTTTTTCTATGGTGTTTCCTGCTACATTTACTTGCTTTAGGCTTGGTAATGTATTCAAAACACGTATTTCAGAAATTTCATTTTCGTATAAGTTCAACTGTTCCAAGTTTTTTAAATTGGCTAGTCCATCTATATTTTGAATCGTGTTTTCCGAAATATTTAGCATTTTCAAATTAGTAAGCGTATCCAATCCTTTTACTTCTGTCAAGCAATTATTTTCTAAAGACAGTTTTTCCAGATTGGGTAATTCATTTAAAAAATCAATCTCTTGTGGGAATGTACTGGACACATCTAACACCTTTAGTTTTGGTAAGTATCCTAATCTTATTTTATTAGTCCCTTCTATAGACAGCTCTGTTAGGTTAGGAAACTGTTCTAGACCCAAAATTTCATAATCTTCATGTGCCTCTATTTTTAACTTTGTAAGCGTTGGTATCGCAGGCAACTCATTAACGTTGACAGAAGGTGTAATCTTTAAATATTGTAAGTTTTTGATTTGATGTATTTTTTTTGAATTACAATAGGAGTCTAGGCTTAGTACTTTTAAATGCTCAAGATGTTTACCCCCTTTTAATCTTATCGGTTCTTCACTTTCTATATAGAGTTCTTCTATATTTTTAAGCGCTTTTACATCAAATACGTTCTTTTTTTTGGCGCGAATATGTATCGATAACTTTTTCAGACCGGATAAAGTAAAAATGCGTTTAGCTACTTTTTTGGAAGCTCGTAAAATAAATACCGATTCTAATGCTGTAAACTGTTCTATCAATTCTAAATTACGCATATGATTATCAGAAAACTCCCAAAGGTCAAATTTCTTTACTTGATCTTTTAAGGGCAGTAACATTTTAAAATCCCCAAAACTTTGCTTATTGGTATCCGCATCAATTTTTAAAACCTCCAGATTTTTAAAGTGTTGTATTTGAGAGCTGTTTTTAATTGTTGATTCTGAAAAATCTAAAGAAATAATTTGTGCCGCTATGGGTAAAAAGTCTTTTAACCTGGCAGTAACGCGATCAAATTTTATAGCTTTTAGTGAGGTTAAGTTTTTAAGATAATCTATATTGCTAATGTTATCATTTTTAAAAGTGAGTGTTTGTATACAACTAGCTATTGCTCCCAGTTTTTCTAAATCAAAAGTTTCTACCGTCGCTTCTTCTTCTGTGGCAGGAATAACACATTCTTTAAGTTTGAAAGGTAAATTTGGTGTCCCTGGTTTTACATCATCAACAGTAGTTAAGGCATCAATAGTTAAGCACTTTAGCGCAGGAAATTGATGAAGTTCTCTAATACTACCTATTTTACAGTTTATAATATCTATATCAATGATCGTTTCTGAAATGGATGAAAAATCGGAAATGTTTTCTATTTCCATATTTTTAAGATATAAAAACCAAAATTTTCTATCAGGTATAATGGTATGATAGTGATCCCGCTCATTTTTGTGTATTGTGACCTTATCCAATGTTAAATGGTATAGCTTAGGAAACAGGTTGATTTCATAAAAATTACGGATTATACAATTGGTCAGGTATATATATGTAAGATTTTTTGCCATAGGCAATAACACACTTAAATGATCTACCTTCATGTTTTTTAAATCCACTACTTGTAAGAACCCCTCATAAGGCATGTTGGATGAATTCCCTTGGGCTACTTCCTCAACATTGGTTATAGTTACATTATCCAGTGTAATATTTACTAAGCTTTCAAAATTGAATAGTTCGCTAATATTATGCACCGTACAATTGGTTAGTTTTAAGGTATGCAAATGCTTTGAAAAAGGAAGTAGTACATGGATATTTTCAATACAGATATCTTTTAATACAAGTTCTCTTATGTTTGTACTTTTTGTCCAGGTACTATAGGTATTTACTTGATGCTCGTTTTTGTAATCATACTTCTCCAGGGTAACCCCCAAACGTTCTTCTATATCCCGAATTTGGTTTTTCATATTACTATTAATCACTATTTGCCCAAGTTAATACTCCCTTTAGTGGATAGTTCTCAAATCCACATATCAATTGTATATTCTTATCATCTTTAATTTTTATTCGTATCCAGGCTTCGTGTGATGCTGCTAATCGTTCTACATCTACTTCTATTAATCCACTTAATCCGGCTTTATTGATAATTGCATTTATTTCCTTGACATCTTCCTGATCAATCCCTTTTATGGCTCCGCTACCTTTATATTTTGCTCCTTGAAAATAATTTGACAGTTCTATTTCCGGACTTAAAAACTCTTTTGTTTCTTCATTATAATCATTGGCTAGAGGCAGGTATACCCCTTCACATTTCGAATCTAGACAAGCGGTTCCTCCTGTTTGGTTAGCAATTATAATTCCTGTAGGATATTCTATAATAATTCCAAGCCCAACGGTATCCCATAGGTTTATAAGCGGTTTACTCATCTATTTCTGTTTTTACTGCTCCTATTTTTAAATTTTCATTTATTACAAAGCGGGTCTATTAAATCAAACATTTCTTGCCGGGTGGGGTCTTCGGGAAATGGCTTATTCAATATCTCTCTGAAGAACAATCTATAATTGGTAACAAAATCATTAAATTCTCGATCTGTTAATTTATTATAATCCTCTACACTATCAGGCAATGCCCATGATAAAACTTTATCGTATATATCTTCTTCTGGTATATAACTTTGCCAATCATCACCTGTGTTTTCCCAAATCGATATAAGCCCTAATACTCTTAAAGGATCACTCCCCATAAATTGACGTAGACCTTTGACAGCTATAAAATCTCCATGAAAATCTTCTGTGTTACTAGGATAAAAAAACACTTTATAACCCTTGGTCTTTATTATGCCTAATGCGCTGTTATATGTATTCATTGCATCTGCAATCCGGCATCCTTCTTCCATATTTTCTCGTTTTTTATGCGTTTATAAAATCTTGCCAAATACCTTAACTCCTCTTTGGGAGGATATTTAGAATAGTTACCATCATTACTAAATTCCTCAATAATAAAGAAAAGGAAACTTGCATCTTTTCTTATTAAGTCAAGTGTATTTTGCATTTTCTAAGATACGATTCTGCTACTGCTTTGTCTTTAAAAACAGTATCAATGGACTGATAGACATTGTTGACCCTAAACTCTCCTAGAACATACATATTCATTTTATTATATCGTAATATTCAAAAGCATCTTTCAATATATATTGTTGTTTCATCTTTGTTTCCCAAGCCATATATTCTTCCTTAAAGTTATTGAAATCACTTGGTATCCCTTTTGTCCAATACATATCTCCATACAAGACATGCATCGCCCAATGAAATTCTAATTCGTGCCCCAAAAACTCTACATCATCTTTGGATTTCGGTATTTCAATCAGAAAATGATTTTTTAGTTTTTTGTCAGCTTCTTGATAAGTGATGTTTCCATATTCCACCATGATATGTTTTATGATTTCACAGAACGAATAGTGATTAAAAATAACACCTTCTGTATCATCTTCGAATTTCAAACAATCTTTTATCTGTTTATTTCTCACGGTTTCTTATCCTCTAAAACATACTCAACTTCTTCCCCATTCAAATGTATTATACGTGCAACAAGCTTTTTATCTCGTAGTTCTAAAAACAAATGTTCTGCATACGTACCTTTAGTTTGTCCTGGAATAAAATCAATTCTGATTTCTTTATTGGGCAATAATTTCCAGGTATAGGTTCCTATGTTGTAAATCGATTCTTGACCACAGGTTGCTACTTCTACCTCTGACACTTTTACTTCTTTTTTTTCAAAAAAAAGTGATAAATAGATCTCGCTACCTGCGCAAGGATTGTCATCAGGTGTTTCTTCACAAACAGTTCCAACTTTTGTTACGAGTTTTTTATGTAAGTGATTTTTCATTTTCTGCGCATGAGATGATATGCCGCTAATACAAAACAGGATCATGACTACAATAGTCTTTTTATTACAAATAATACGTTTTATGTCTTTTCTTTTATACATCATTAATGCAATTCTATTTCCCAATCTTCGTAAGGAGGTTCTACTTCAAATCCTGGATCACAATACGAACGAAGGTAATCTACAGCTCTTTTTTCGGCATATTTTGCGTTTAATACGTTTCCGTTTTTGTCTAATTCAATCACATTAGCAAATATGGCGAAGACTTGTTCTATAGCACTAGGTTCTTCTCCATACAATTTTAGGTAATCAATCCCTTCTAGCTGGTAATGTGTACCACTTGCCATAAAATAAGCAAAGGTTCGTAGTGCTCCGCTAAATGATTCGCTTAGTCTCATTGTTTATCTTTATTGTTTTTAACATTCTTCATCTTCATAGGAAGTATATGACCAATCAATAGTCAAATTCTCCAACAGATTATCAAATCGTTCTTTATACGCTGTCCCTATAAAAATAGCCGTACAATTGCTCTTCTCATCAAAACTTAGGCTAAGAACTTCTTCAAAATTATGAGTATAAATTCGTTGCCTATCCCAACTAATTTCTTTGACCTCTTTCCAATTTTTCTGAATCCTTTTTACTGTTTCAGAGGCAATCTCACCAAAACAATTGGCATGGTACTTAAGACCTCCTAATGTTCCATTATAAACTCCCATAAGTAATAAAAAATCTTTGGTTGTTTTTGTTTCTAGATGCCAGTCCGGAGATTCATTTGTTCCATAATTTCCCCAAACAGGTGGGTCTTCAAGTTCTAAATCCTCTTTTTTAATTCCCCAATAGGCAACTGCTTGATTTTCTTCATAAAAAATCAAGTAGCTATCATCAGAGAATCCAATTTCCTTATTAGGTTTTAAAAGCCTATTATGAGCGTTATTTATACATTCGTTTTTCCCTAAAGAGAGATAATATTCTCTTAGTGCTTTAGGAATATTAATGTTTAGTTGCTTTTCGATTTCAATAAGTTCATCCATCTGATAACCGAATTCATTTTCTTCATCATCAATATTATAGAGTCTTCTTATTTTATTCCAATTAGCCATTTGGTTCAATTAATTTCTTATCGTTTTGTTTAAATTTTCACCCAACCTATACTACTTTGATCATTTTCTTTTAAAACCACTAACACCCATCTGTTTTGTGTTTTTATGACCGTTACAGTTTTGTTTTTTATGGTTCTTATCTGGTTTCCTGTTTTGAGCTCTCCGGTACAAGGATCTGTTTTCTGTTTATTATCTATAACAGGTTGAGTTCTTAGGACTCCCGAAATTATTCTCTGTTCGAATGTTTTACTAATTGTACTTATTTTGGTCTCAGAATAAAGTTCTATAGTTTTTTGGGTAATGGTATTATCACTATTAACAACCAACATCGACAACCTGTTTTTATAATAGCAGCCTATAGCATGGATCAGGGTATATATAGTATTTTTTTCTCCATGGTTCAGGTTAACCAGTGTTCCTGACCCATTCCATATTTCTACAAAACCCTTGTCTTTTTTTGCCAGTAATATGATTGTTGCGTAGGGGCTGAAATCCTGGTAGATCATATCCTTATGACCATCATTATTAAAGTCTACCAAATGTATGTTTTTGCCATTAGCAATAAGCTCGTCTGCATCAATACTTTTAGTAATAAATGTTGCGGTCTTTATTTTTGAAAAGCCTGTACTATCCATAAGAAATCTATGTTCTGACTCGTTTTGCAATAGTTTCAATTGTTTTTTTAAACTATTGTCTTGAGCACACACAGACAGGGTTAAAAACAGACACCATATTCCTGAAAAGAAAGCCTTATTTTTCATGTACTACTTTTTACATATCTTGTTCCATTATATTGTAATACTTTTGTTTCAGAGGTGATTTTACTTTCTTCATCACATTCTCCCTTTTCATCAATGTACGTCTTGCTTTGGGTGATTTTACTTTTTACAATAATATCAAAGTATCCATTGTTTTTTTCTTCAGACATTATAAATGTGTTTTTAACACTGCTGGATTCTCCGGTACATTGGGTATCCCATTCCCCACCATAATTTTCTACATCATAATGTAACACTTCTTTTAACGTTTCTCCTGATTTTATAAACAGAGAAATGGTCTTGTTACTGTATGGGTTTGGCTGAGACATGCTGTAATAAAAAACCCGTATCCCGAATGCTCTTGTATCTTGAGTAACGATATATGGGGCTGTGTCAATTGAAATTTCAGACAATATAATTGCATCAGAAACCCAACCATTCGTCTTAGCACTCTCAAAATATGTATGTGTTATTTTCTGAGTAGTATTATCCACCAATACAATATAACTATTAAGCTCAAAAAGGTGCTCATCGTCCTCTCCTGCAACTTCGGGAATCACAACAATGGTTTCATTAGGATTATGAGGTTGTACTTTAGAAACGACAAACTCTTCTTTAATTTTTTGCTTATCCAGATTTAATTGTTGAATCACACGATCAATAAGTATTTCTTCTTGAGAAACAGCTTTTATCTTACCATTAGCTTTTACCAGAAATGATGTTGTTTCAACTTTCTTTTCATCAATCCAGAATATGTTATTGATCGTTAATTTCTTTTCTTCAATTTTAGACTCAATTCTTGATTGCCCTTCGGCTATTTCATCATAAGAAACCACTTTAGAATCAATAAGTGCTCCATTCAAATCATAATTAATAAGTACGGATTCCATTTCGTTATCACCTTTAAGAATTGTTACTACTACAGAATAAAATCTTTTAGACAGTTCCAGTCTATAGCAATTCACCGCTCTATAGTGATAACCTTCTTTATTAAATTCGGGATATATTTTTTCTAATTTTAAAGCATTATCATCTACATTTCTATGATCATCTTCGTCTATAAAGCTATCAAAATTTGTCGCCTCTATTAGTGGAATTGATTTGATTTCAATTGCATTGATACACTCTTTAAAACCTTTAGGAGCTATCTCTTTGGGAGCATCGGTTGACGCTGTAACTGCATCCTGCGCTTTTATAACAGTTTCTTCTTTTTCTTGTGCCTTTTGAGCACAAGAGATGAATATCAGTAAAATTAGAATATATGGATTTTTCATTGTTACGAATTATTACGTTTTTAGGATAACCTGATTAGTAGATTTCACAGGTATTGAACTATTATTTATACGGTTTTAGCTCCATAACTAAGGTTTCGATTTTGTTGACTATTTCTTCTCTATTTTTACTTTCAAAAGTAAGTTGAGGTGCTAAAGTTTCCGGGACTTTTTCAACTATTTTTTTCTTAGGATTATACTTTTCACAAAGGTTAAAAACTTCTAGTATGTAGTTCCCTTTCAAATCTCCTTTTGGATACCAAATCAACTCCAGGCATCTATTAAGCTGAGTGTTAGAGATAGAAAGCAATGTTGAACTGGAAAACTCATCCATGTAATTATCTTCATTGATGTCTTGTTCATAGAACAAGTTCCAATTAATCTTCCACCCTGAAGTTATTCTTAACGCTTGTAATTTCATTTTCTATAGTTATTTTCTTCTCTTAAATAACATCAATAACCTTCTCTAATACATAATGTACTACTCCAACAACTGTAGCAATACCAATAAGAGACATAAACCTGATACATATTGCTTGTATGTTATTTTTTAATTTCTTTTTCAGGTAAAAAACGTCCAAAAGAATAAACAAAACCGCCATTACACTTCCGATCATTGCTCCTACATGAAGTAGTCCAAAATTGTAAAAAATATGAAACAGATACCAGAGCCCCTCAGAAGGCGCATTGTTAGGTCCTAAAAGAATTCGCATATATATGATCCCCAATAAAAGAGATACTGCTATCCATAATAAGTATGTCAAAACTTGTTTTAAGACTTTCATCATCTTACGTTGGGGTTATTCTTTATACAACAACTCTATAAGGTCATATTTTTATGCTAACCAGGAAGTACGGTCTTCCCTAAATTTGTTCGTATTTCTGAAACATAAAACAGTATTACATTTCGTTATTTCTCAAGAGCCCACAGTACATAACATTATCATCTACAGACCTTTAAAAACCACCTCTTCAAAAAGCATCCAATAAAACCTAAATATGTTCGATCTATTTTTACACTCAGTAAGTTAGCATAAAAAATAAACATACTCACATCGCTGCTTTATTAATCACTGCTTCCAATTCTAAAAAAGCTTTTTTCTGTGCTGGTGCCAGGATGGTTTCCTTTATTTTTTCTGCAATTATTTCAATGATATTTCTTCTTGCTTTAACACTTTTTCCAAAATAAGCATTCATAATCGAGTTTGGTATGACGTACTTTATTTGTATCGAATTCTCATGGGTAAAATAGATTTTTACTGCATGCATCGAACTCTTTTTAAGCACAATACACTGAGCCATTTGCCCATTCGCATCTGTTCTAACTTCCCATCGATCATATTCTTTGGTACATTCAAAAGAAGCAGCTGTTTTTAAAAAGTCTCCTAAGCTGTCTAACGAATTGTATTGCTGGTTAACGGTCATT contains:
- a CDS encoding leucine-rich repeat domain-containing protein, which produces MEKLKNIEKALDIKFEKHKYDKDQTHTYETWGENNRIIALTIQNISIDNLDLFLHLAKEVSRLTFINCTIKDISDLIQFEILREFTLDKVTIGNINTLYNNKDCTTNYDGNLKHITIKNMTIDHLAVLQPMAKKIDHIFITDCTIHNFYEVNLFPKLYDLRLKGVTIEQSENDIIHKAKPDRNFIRILLSNMTFDTIALFLPVSENVKHIGLNSCTINSIKNVHQFSKLERLEMDAGTVIKDQVLSKDKATAFSIKYCIVGEERSYPKAKVNLQNLAAIAHYIKSLEFHQYVPDDMTFLQHFTQLEKLNFEYSVVPIDNFIPIAPQIKELYFSQSELKESAQLKAFTQLEKIIFFTNPHEKGLVDLKKLLPLKHQLKKLKIDEDEVKNISYIKEFTVLESLDITVTSIAQAKSILAFKTLKRLRLYIDIEPEPKDTIAIDVSALTNLETLELWCYFSIELIGIEYLQKLNNFTLYGNLKNTRLDTLHNLKYLRLDEDTDINEIRSIKSLKTLVLEASEASKINTLKQFPNLENVNISGTSKINLGELSKLKVLKVQWDLNLAETTCFDDVPNLEKLDLSCCNITHVNSLEKLTKLKVLDLSENGTIENIDGLKNLKKLEQLNLYSNKISDISVLNTLPCLTEVNLAGNKLDKKEFLQQLNKPEIAIFYGLPYVPFLIWKTQYFEL
- a CDS encoding leucine-rich repeat domain-containing protein, whose protein sequence is MNWNNYLSQNKSPNSYAHLGVLEGAVRCPFDISELPNNTKILGMNTPLKKFKLTYTNYDSLIGNEIIEAITLNDLDENRINTFSTLPNLKYLHVSNNKQISIPSLSPLKSLEVLILSGIKKVENIDFIKDLKKLKTLYVYGINNLYDITPIETLINLKELWLDHGKMSGTGKAIRSMEPISKLTNLEYLNFIVNIENKNYDISPLLELKKINHLRILPRFLKNGQKEIIEEKFPNINIV
- a CDS encoding leucine-rich repeat domain-containing protein — encoded protein: MKNQIRDIEERLGVTLEKYDYKNEHQVNTYSTWTKSTNIRELVLKDICIENIHVLLPFSKHLHTLKLTNCTVHNISELFNFESLVNITLDNVTITNVEEVAQGNSSNMPYEGFLQVVDLKNMKVDHLSVLLPMAKNLTYIYLTNCIIRNFYEINLFPKLYHLTLDKVTIHKNERDHYHTIIPDRKFWFLYLKNMEIENISDFSSISETIIDIDIINCKIGSIRELHQFPALKCLTIDALTTVDDVKPGTPNLPFKLKECVIPATEEEATVETFDLEKLGAIASCIQTLTFKNDNISNIDYLKNLTSLKAIKFDRVTARLKDFLPIAAQIISLDFSESTIKNSSQIQHFKNLEVLKIDADTNKQSFGDFKMLLPLKDQVKKFDLWEFSDNHMRNLELIEQFTALESVFILRASKKVAKRIFTLSGLKKLSIHIRAKKKNVFDVKALKNIEELYIESEEPIRLKGGKHLEHLKVLSLDSYCNSKKIHQIKNLQYLKITPSVNVNELPAIPTLTKLKIEAHEDYEILGLEQFPNLTELSIEGTNKIRLGYLPKLKVLDVSSTFPQEIDFLNELPNLEKLSLENNCLTEVKGLDTLTNLKMLNISENTIQNIDGLANLKNLEQLNLYENEISEIRVLNTLPSLKQVNVAGNTIEKPEVYDQLNKPEIAVFYGLPKVPFWIWKDQDFEL
- a CDS encoding DUF6210 family protein — protein: MSKPLINLWDTVGLGIIIEYPTGIIIANQTGGTACLDSKCEGVYLPLANDYNEETKEFLSPEIELSNYFQGAKYKGSGAIKGIDQEDVKEINAIINKAGLSGLIEVDVERLAASHEAWIRIKIKDDKNIQLICGFENYPLKGVLTWANSD
- a CDS encoding SMI1/KNR4 family protein, whose translation is MANWNKIRRLYNIDDEENEFGYQMDELIEIEKQLNINIPKALREYYLSLGKNECINNAHNRLLKPNKEIGFSDDSYLIFYEENQAVAYWGIKKEDLELEDPPVWGNYGTNESPDWHLETKTTKDFLLLMGVYNGTLGGLKYHANCFGEIASETVKRIQKNWKEVKEISWDRQRIYTHNFEEVLSLSFDEKSNCTAIFIGTAYKERFDNLLENLTIDWSYTSYEDEEC